In Pirellulales bacterium, one DNA window encodes the following:
- a CDS encoding metallophosphoesterase family protein, which produces MPQFDRRRFLQTGSLLLAGGYARTLWGDEVTAAPAFAEKPTFEPTALFLTWQRDPTTTMTIQWIGDERQAAEHPIWYAPAGSKEWRKRAGVTKPYPLTDKKIVRTELEGLSPDTEYTFRVGLDSAEQRFRTMPSKATNTIHFVSGGDAGIGAHPVQTNKLAAAQAPQFVVIGGDLAYENGKDANVFLEFLKNYSRDVRDKDRLIPMLGCIGNHEVDGGYEKTRKEAPFFYSIFDGLFPETGYACLDFGDYMSLVLLDTNHTTPIEGAQTDWLAKTLKEREECPTVFAFNHVPAYPSFRPPGLIIPGGDKGTGTGNREHWVPLFERYNVDAVFEHHDHTFKRTHPLLGGHTNKNGIVYLGDGSWGKIRKPAKPDARPYLAVTDEAYHLSVHRIEGEDRFHVALSDTGRVVDVCATKKRPRNGNRA; this is translated from the coding sequence ATGCCGCAATTCGATCGACGCCGCTTTTTGCAGACCGGGTCGCTGCTCTTGGCCGGCGGATATGCTCGCACCCTGTGGGGCGATGAGGTCACGGCTGCCCCGGCATTCGCCGAGAAGCCCACCTTCGAGCCGACCGCGCTCTTCCTGACCTGGCAGCGCGATCCGACGACCACCATGACGATTCAATGGATTGGCGACGAGCGGCAAGCGGCCGAACATCCGATCTGGTACGCGCCGGCCGGCAGCAAAGAGTGGCGCAAGCGGGCTGGCGTGACCAAGCCCTATCCGCTGACGGACAAAAAGATCGTCCGCACCGAGCTCGAGGGCCTGTCGCCCGACACCGAATACACGTTCCGTGTGGGACTCGATTCGGCGGAGCAGCGTTTCCGCACCATGCCCTCCAAGGCAACGAACACGATCCACTTCGTATCGGGCGGCGACGCCGGCATCGGCGCCCACCCGGTGCAAACCAATAAGCTCGCGGCGGCCCAAGCTCCGCAGTTCGTCGTCATCGGCGGTGACCTGGCCTACGAAAACGGCAAGGACGCCAACGTCTTCCTCGAATTCCTCAAGAACTACTCGCGCGACGTACGCGACAAGGACCGTTTGATTCCGATGCTGGGCTGCATCGGCAATCACGAAGTCGATGGCGGTTACGAAAAGACGCGCAAAGAGGCGCCCTTCTTCTATTCGATTTTTGACGGGCTGTTTCCCGAAACCGGCTATGCGTGCCTGGATTTCGGCGACTACATGTCGCTCGTCTTGCTCGATACGAACCACACCACGCCGATCGAAGGCGCACAGACCGATTGGCTGGCCAAAACGTTGAAAGAACGCGAAGAATGCCCGACCGTGTTTGCGTTCAATCACGTGCCGGCTTACCCATCGTTCCGCCCGCCCGGATTGATCATTCCCGGCGGTGATAAAGGGACCGGCACTGGCAACCGCGAGCACTGGGTGCCGCTGTTCGAGCGCTACAACGTGGACGCGGTATTCGAGCACCATGACCACACGTTCAAGCGCACGCATCCCCTCCTGGGCGGCCACACGAACAAAAACGGCATCGTCTACCTGGGGGACGGTTCCTGGGGCAAGATTCGCAAGCCGGCGAAACCCGACGCCCGGCCGTATCTTGCCGTGACCGACGAGGCGTACCATCTGTCGGTGCATCGCATCGAAGGGGAAGACCGCTTCCATGTGGCCCTGTCGGATACAGGACGCGTCGTCGACGTGTGCGCCACGAAGAAGCGGCCGCGAAACGGCAACCGGGCTTAG
- a CDS encoding RNA methyltransferase → MSEATITSVRNPRVQAAAQLRERRERARRGRILIDGAREIRRALEANVKLLEAFYCLPEAADDDARQVLASLEAVGVAVIPVAAHVFARVAYGERAAGLVAVAETPRATLDALRLPENPLVAVVEAAEKPGNLGAVLRSADAAGLSAVIAADGVTDLFNPNTIRASLGTVFTLPVAAASAEETLAYLRRQRLQIVAARVDAASDYTDVDYTRPTAIVLGSEAVGLTDRWRSADVTAVRLPMRGAADSLNLSATAAVLFYEALRQRR, encoded by the coding sequence TTGAGCGAAGCAACGATCACCAGCGTTCGCAACCCCCGCGTGCAGGCAGCCGCGCAGCTGCGCGAGCGGCGTGAGCGCGCTCGCCGAGGCCGCATCCTGATTGATGGCGCGCGCGAAATTCGCCGGGCGCTCGAAGCAAACGTCAAGCTGCTCGAGGCGTTTTACTGCTTGCCGGAAGCCGCCGACGATGATGCGAGGCAAGTGCTCGCCTCGCTCGAAGCTGTTGGCGTTGCCGTGATTCCGGTCGCGGCGCACGTATTTGCGCGCGTGGCGTACGGTGAACGAGCGGCGGGCCTCGTCGCCGTGGCGGAAACACCGCGAGCCACGCTCGACGCGCTGCGGCTACCGGAAAATCCGCTTGTGGCGGTCGTCGAAGCTGCCGAAAAACCAGGTAACCTGGGGGCCGTGCTACGTAGCGCCGATGCCGCCGGGCTGTCGGCAGTGATCGCCGCCGACGGCGTCACCGATCTGTTCAATCCCAACACGATTCGCGCCAGCCTGGGCACCGTGTTTACGTTGCCGGTGGCGGCTGCTTCAGCCGAAGAAACGCTTGCCTACCTGCGCCGGCAGCGGCTGCAAATCGTTGCGGCGCGCGTCGACGCGGCGAGCGATTACACCGACGTGGATTACACACGTCCGACGGCGATCGTCTTGGGGAGTGAAGCGGTCGGACTCACCGATCGCTGGCGCAGCGCCGACGTAACTGCTGTGCGTTTGCCAATGCGCGGAGCGGCCGACAGCTTGAACCTGTCGGCCACGGCCGCCGTTTTGTTTTACGAAGCCTTGCGGCAGCGGCGATAA